The sequence GCGGACCCTGGAGGGGACGCTCCGCCCCTACCAGGAGCGCGGCCTGTCGTGGCTGAGCTTCCTGTCGGGCCTGGGGCTGGGCGGCATCCTCGCCGACGACATGGGGCTCGGGAAGACCGTGTCCACCCTTTCCCTGCTCCTGTCCGAGCGCGAGGGCGGCGCCCACCCGCCGACGCTGCTGATCTGCCCGATGTCGCTGGTCGGCAACTGGCAGAAGGAGGCCGCCAGGTTCGCCCCCTCGCTGCGGGTCTACGTCCACCACGGCGGCACGCGCAAGCGGGACGGCGAGCTGGCCGGGGCCGTGCGGGAGGCTGACCTGGTCGTCACCACGTACGGCACGGCGCTGCGGGACCTGGGGGCGCTGGCGGCCCTGGAGTGGGGCAGGGTGGTCTGCGACGAGGCGCAGGCGATCAAGAACAGCGCGGCGCAGCAGTCGCAGGCCGTGCGGTCGATTCCCGCCCGCACCCGGCTGGCGCTGACCGGCACCCCGGTGGAGAACCACCTCTCCGAGCTCTGGTCGATCATGGAGTTCTGCAACCCCGGGCTGCTCGGCCCGGCCAAGCGCTTCCGCAGGCGCTACCAGGACCCGATCGAGACGCGGCGCGACGAGAGCGCCACCACGGCGCTGAAGCGGGCCACCGGGCCGTTCGTGCTGCGGCGGCTCAAGACCGACCGGTCGATCATCTCCGACCTGCCGGAGAAGCTGGAGATGAAAGTGTGGTGCACGCTCACCCGGGAGCAGGCGGAGCTGTACAAGGCCGTGGTGAACGACATGCTGGACAGGATCGACGGCTCCCGGGGCATCGAGCGGCGGGGCAACGTGCTGGCCACGATGACCCGGCTCAAGCAGATCTGCAACCACCCCGCCCACCTGCTCAAGGACGGCTCGCGGCTGGCCGGCCGGTCGGGGAAGCTGGCCCGCCTGGAGGAGCTGGCCGAGGAGATCGTCGAGGAGGGCGACAAGGCCCTGGTGTTCACCCAGTACACCGAGTTCGGCTCCCTCCTGCAGCCCTACCTGGCCGCCCATCTGGACCGGCCGGTGCTGTGGCTGCACGGCGGGCTGCCCAAGAACAGGCGCGAGGAGCTGGTGGAGCGCTTCCAGCGCGACGACGAGCCGATGCTGTTCCTGCTGTCGTTGAAGGCGGCCGGGACCGGCCTCAACCTGACCGCCGCCAACCACGTGATCCACGTGGACCGGTGGTGGAACCCGGCGGTGGAGAACCAGGCGACCGACCGGGCCTTCCGGATCGGCCAGACAAGGAACGTCCAGGTCAGGAAGTTCATCTGCGTGGACACCCTGGAGGAGCGGATCGACGAGATGATCGAACGGAAGAAGGCACTCGCCGAGAGCGTGGTCGGCGCCGGCGAGGACTGGATCACGAACCTGTCCACCGACCAGCTGCGCGAGCTGTTCCGCCTCGGCCCCGGGGCGGTGAGCTGACATGCCCCGCGAGAGCGACGCGACCCCGTCCGCCCCGCCGGTTCCGCCGACCGAGCGGGATCCGGTGGCCGAGCGGGATCCGGTGGAAGACGGGGTGGCGCCGGATGTGCCGTTCGACCGGCGGACGGCCGACTTCTACTCCCCCGGCGTCTCGCTGAGCCGGCTGCGGCCCCGGCCGGACGTCGCGGCGGCCCCCGCGGACCTTCTGCTGCGGGCGCTGGAGCCGCCGCCGGTCAAGGTGCGGCACATCCCGCTCGTCGATCTGCTGAGGAAGCCCTACCGGGAGCTGAACGGCGAGTAGGCGACGTCCCGCCCCGCCCGCGAGGCTCCTAGCCCGCCAGTGCGATGATCTTCTCTCGGGGCATCAGGCGGCCGCGCTCGTAGTACCGGGAGTACTCCTGCCGGCCGAGCGCGGCCATCGTGCGCTCGGTGATCCGTACGTGGTCGAAGTCGACCACCGCGTCGATGCCGCGGACCGCCGCGGCACCGCCGAGGAGCATGGCCGCCGTGGCGGGGTCGCCCTCCGAGAGCACCAGCCCGGCGCAGCCGATCAGCACCAGGCCCATCACGGCCACGTCCGCCGTCTCCGAGGCCTGCTCCAGCGCGGTGCCGAGCAGCCGCCTGCCGCGGGGCAGGTCGCCCTCCTGCTCGGCCAGCAGGCCCAGGACCGCGTTGACCGAGGCCCGCATCTGCAGCGAGACGCTGGGCGTCTCCTCGACCACCCGCATGGCCTCGGCGTAGTAGTGCCTGGCCTCGTCGAGCTTGCCGTCCTCGCGGGCGAAGTCCCCCCGGGCACTGAGCAGAGACAGGGCGGCGATCCGGTCCCCGCTCCTGACGGCGTCGCGGAGGGTCTCCTCCAGGATCTCCTCGGCCGCCGCCCTGTCCCCCGTGAGGTTGAGCCCGACCGCCAGACGGCCTCGCATGTAGGCGACCTCGTCGACCGCGCCGATCTCCTCCATCAGGGCGATGGCCCGGTGGACCTCCTCCAGCGCCCGTTCGGGCTCGCCTTGGAGGAAGTGCAGGTCCGACAGCGAGGCGAGCACGTTGGCGACGCCCCAGCGGTCCCCGATCCCCTGGAAGTCGCGCAGGGCGGCCGACAGCTTGGCCCTGCCCTCGGGGATGCGGCCCGTGGACAGGTGGTCGAACCCCTGGAACAGCCGTGCCGAGGCGAGCACCCAGGGGTCGGGATGGGCGAGCATCTCGTCGAGGTGGTGGTCGTTGCCGGTGGGCAGGCCCGTGACCAGCGCGATGATCGGGCCCGCCATCACGATCAGGGGGTGCCACGGCCGGGCCAGCTCCTCACGGGCCAGCCGTACCACCTCGGCGAGCTCGGCGCGCGCCGTGTCGAGCTCGATGCCGCCGCCCACCGCGTTGGCCCCGTAGGAGGCGCGGGCCAGGGTGAGCCGGGCGGGGTCGGCGTCGTCGCCCGCGAGCCTGAGCACCTCGTGCGCGCGGTGGGCGCCCTCGGCCCGGTAGCCGCGCAGCCACCAATACCACCCCAGGGCACCGACCAGCCGCAGCGCCAGGTCGGAGCGGGACGCCTCGACGGTCCAGCGCAGCGCGGCCGACAGGTTGTCGTGCTCGGCGGCCATCTCGGCGACGACGGCGAGCTGCCCGCGACCGCGCAGGCCGGGATCGGACCTCTCGGCCAGCTCGGTGAAGAACATCGCGTGGGCCAGCCGTACGCGGCCCTGCTCACCCGACTCGGCCAGCCGCTCGGCGGCGTAGGCGCGGATGGTCTCCAGCATCCGGTAACGGACGGCGGCGCCGTGGCTCTGGGCCACCACCAGGGACTTGTCCACCAGCCGGGCCAGCACGTCGAGCACCTCGGCCCGGTCCAGGCCGTGCCCCGAGCAGATCTCCTCGGCGCAGTCGAGGGCGGCGCCCCCGGCGAAGACGGACAGGCGGCGGGCCAGCACCCGCTCCTGCTCGTCCAGCAGGTCCCAGCTCCACCCGACCACCGCGCGGAGCGTCTGGTGGCGGGGCAACGCCGTACGGCTGCCGCCGGTCAGCAGGCGGAAGCGGTCGTCGAGCCGGTGCGCGATCTGCTCGGCGGAGAGCGAGCGGAGGCGGGCGGCGGCCAGCTCGATCGCGAGCGGCATGCCGTCGAGCTCGCGGCAGATCCGCACCACCGCGGCGGCCTCGTCCTCGGCCCGGTAACCGGGGCGGACGGCCGCGGCACGCTCGGCGAACAGGCGGACGGCCGGGTAGCCGAGGGCGTCGCCCGGGTCGCCGTCGCCCGGCGGGAGGCCGAGGGGCGGCACCGGCCGGCTCGTCTCTCCGGTGATGCCGAGCGGTTCACGGCTGGTGACCAGGATGCGCACCCCGGGACAGCCCGCCAGCACCCGGTCGGCGAGCGCCGCCGCCGCCTCGACCACGTGCTCGCAGTTGTCCAGGACGATCAGCAGCCGTTTCCCGGCGAGGCCGGAGACGAGGCGGGCCAGCGGGTCACGGGCGGCGGGCAGGGGGAGCGCCCCCGAGGTCGTGAGGGATGCCGGCGGAGGGGGGTCGCGCAGCTCCAGTGCCGAGAACACGGCCTGCGGGACCTCGGACGGCTCGGCCACCGGGGCGAGCTCGACCAGCCACACCCCGTCGGGCATCCGCCCGGCGACCGCCTCGGCCGACTCGATCGACAGCCTGGTCTTGCCCGCGCCTCCGGGGCCGAGCAGGGTGACCAGCCGGTGCCCGGCGAGGAGCTCGGCGGTCCGCGCCACGTCGCGTTCCCTGCCGACGAAGCTGGTGAGCCTGGCCGGCAGGTTGCCCCGCCGCGGGACCTCGGCGGGCACCGGAAGCCCCCGGCCGTCCCGGTCGGGTGACGGGAGCCGCAGGCCGTTCTCGGCCCACTCGCGGCGCAGCATGGAAAGGTGGAGGCCGACCAGCTCGGGCGAGGGGTCCACGCCGAGCCGGTCGGCGAAGACCGCGCGGGCGTCCTCGTAGGAGGCCAGCGCCTCGACGTGGCGGCCCGAGCCGTACAGGGCGCGCATCAACTGGCCGCGGAGCCGCTCGCGCAGCGGGTGGGCGGCGATCACGCCGGGCAGTTCCGCGGCCGCCTCGGCCTGTCGTCCGAGCAGCAGGTCGGTCTCGACCCGGTCTTCGAGGGCGGCCAGGCGGAGCGTGTCCAGCCTGGTGATCGCGGCGGCGACGGTGTCGTTGCCCGCCAGATCGGCCAGGGCGGGCCCGCGCCACAGCGCGAGCGCGGCGTGCAGGGCGGTCGCGGCGTCGGCCGGGGAGCCCGCCGCGAGGGCCGCGCGGCCCTCTGCCGCCAGCCGGGTGAACCGGTGGGCGTCCACCCGGCCGGGGTCGACGGCCAGCCGGTAGCCGGCCGCGTCGGCCTCCACCAATCCACGCTGATCGGCCAGCGCGGCGCGTAATCGGGAGATCAGGGCCTGCAGCGCGTTTCCCGCCGCGTTCGGCGGGCGGTCCTCCCACACCCCCGCGATCAGCCGATCGACGGGCACGACCCGGCCGGCGTCGAGAAGCAGCAGGCCGAGGAGGGTGCGCAGGCGCTGCCCCGCGATCTCCACGGTCGCACCGCACCGGCGGATCTCCAGGGGTCCGAGGATGGCGAAGGTCATTTCCGTGTCCAACCTCACCCCCTCCATCCTTCGATTCTGTCCGATTCCCGGGCATTTCCGCGCCATGGAACCTCGCGATCCGGTCTGCGCATCTTCCAGACCCGCGTAGCATCATCGGGCATGGGGCAGCCGAACACGTCTACGCGCCGCCCGCGGCAGGCCGTCGGAACGGCGATCGCCGCGGCGTTCGTCGTCGTCTCCTCCGGCTGCGGGATGGTGGGCAGCTCCGCCTCTGCCGATAGGCTGCAGCTGGAGCCGATCAGCGTCTCGAGTCCCCGCTTGAAGGACGGTGCTCCTCTGCCGTCCGACTACTCGTGCAACGGTTCGGCCGGCAACCCGCCGTTGCGCTGGTCGCGTGTCCCGGACAGCACGAAGTCCGTCGCGATCGTGGCCGACAGCAACGCACGTACCGGTGGAGAGGTGAACTGGGTCGTGTTCGACATCGACCCGCGCACCAACGAGCTGGCCGACAACAGCGTCCCGGTGGGAGCCGTGGAGGGAAGCACTACAGGCGGCAAGGTGGGCTATACCCCTCCATGCCGCGCCCAGGAGAACTATCGTTTCACCGTCTACGCGCTCAACGACAAGGTCAACCTCAAAAAGGGCGCCTCCCTCGACAAGACCTTGAAGAGCATCGCGGACAAGACGATCGCCTGGGGACGCCTCACCACGGCGCACATCGAGTGACAGGCCAAACACCGGAGGTAGTAATGGTTACCGATTCTTCACTTAGGGTGTGACAACGCTCATAGTGGTCCGACACAATCAGATCCAATGTCCGAGCGCAGGTGATGCAAGGGGGCAGGTCGCGTCGATGGCCGCGCGACCTCACCGGCGCCGCTGGAAGGCCATGGCCTTGAGGGTGGTGCAATGATCGCGGTCGTAGTAAGCCTGGTCGCCGTCGTGCTCCTCGTGCTCGTCGTCGTGGCACTGGGAATGCGGTCGATGAACCGCAGGGAGAGCGCGCTCCCCGCGGAACGCCTGCGCGAGATGGCGGAGAAGGAGGCGCAGACGCCCACCACGTCCACCGACGACTTCGCCACGCGCGAGCCGAAGATGAACCACTTCTCGCCCGACCTCACCCCGTTCGACGAGCCCAAGCCGCCGCGCCAGCCGCGACCGGCGAGCTCGCGCGGCAAGCGGGGCATGAACGAGTTCGGTCAGACCGACGACTACGACGACGACTACTGGACGCGGCTCCAGGCTGACGAGGGCGGTTTCGGAGGGTCCTTGGCAGCTCGGATGGGCGCCAGCCGTCCCGTCGAGGGCGACCAGCCCCAGGTCGACGCCGAGGCGACCATGCAGGTCCCGCTGCCGAACCGGGCGCCGCAGCCCCGGGTGGACGCCGACGCGGTGACCATGCAGGCACCGCTGCCGAACCGGGCGCCGCAGCCCCGGCCCGCGACCAACCCCGCGCCGGCCGTCGCCTCCGCCTCCCTGCCCTCGGGCCTGTCCGACCTGGTCGGTCCCGTCCAGCCGAACCCGGCCCCCACGACCTCCGCCCTCGCCGAGCAGAAGACGGTCACCTTCGCGGCCCCCACGCCCGGCGCCTTCGGCGAGAACCGCACCCCGCGTTCGAGCTCCCGCAGGAGCAGCCGCAGCTCCGCTCCGGGCAACGGCGCCCCCTCCCGGCCCGACCCGTTGAGCGACCCGCTCGCCGGCCCCTACTCACGCGGCACCGGCCCGGCGACCTCCAGCGGCTCGATGCCCGCGCTCGGCGCGACCGGCGGGCCCCTCGGTTCGGACCCCGGCGCCGGGCCGCTCGCCCCGATGCCTCCGATGGGCCCCACGACCAGCGGTGGTTTCCCCGCGACGCCGAGCGGCAACCCGCTCGCGGCGCCGTACGGCACCTCACCCGAACCGCCCAGGCCCGTCGCCGACAACCCCTGGGCCCAGGCCACCGCCCCCGGCTCGGGAGGCTGGGCGGCCGCCAACACCGCCGACATACTCGACGACCCGGCGCCGTCCTACAACTCGTACCAGACGCCGGTGTACGGCGCCCCGCCCGCCGCCTCCTACGAGGTGAGCGCCGGCTGGGCCACCATCGACGACGACACGCTCACCGGCCCCACCCCCGCGGTCTCGACCCCGACGGGCCCCTCCCGCAGCGTCTCCGCCTACGACGACCGCACGGCCGAGGCCCGGCCGGGGGCCGCCGCGGGCGGCTACGGCTACCAGCCCGACGGCCGGCGCGCCACCCCGGCGACCCCCTCCGCCTGGCCGGAGCCCGCCCCCGGTGACGGCGCCAACGCGATCTGGCCGAGCTACGACGATCTTTACGGCACCGGTCCCGCCGCCGCTCCCGAGGGACAGGACCGCGCCGGCTCCCGGGGCAACCACCACCGGGCACAGGAGCCGGATTACCCCGACTATTACCGCTGATTTCTCCCCGCCCTGCGTAAAGGCCTCCGATAACCGCTTAAGCGGGGAGGGGCACACAACATAAGGTCTGTCTCATGGGGACGGACACGAAGAGTTACCGGCCGCTCGCGAAGAGTGGCATCAGATCTGTGCTGCGATACGACCTGCCCGCCTCCCTGGTGGTCTTCCTGGTGGCGGTGCCCCTCTCGCTGGGCATCGCGGTGGCCTCCGGAGCACCGCTGGCGGCCGGGCTCATCGCAGCCGTGGTAGGCGGTCTGGTGGCGGGCTCACTGGGCGGCTCGGTCGTCCAGGTGAGCGGTCCCGCCGCCGGGCTCTCACTGGTGGTCGCCGAGCTGGTGACAACGTACGGCTGGCGCGCCACCTGCATGATCACCTTGATGGCGGGCGCCCTGCAGCTCCTCCTGGGGCTGTTCCGGGTCGCCCGCGCGGCGCTGGCGGTCTCTCCCGCCGTGGTGCACGGCATGCTCGCCGGGGTCGGCGTGGTGATCGCCCTCTCCCAGTTGCACGTGGTGCTCGGCGGCAGCCCGCAGCGATCGGCGATCGGAAACCTGATCGAGCTGCCCCAGCAGATCATCCACAACCACAGCCACGCGGTCTTCGCCGGCCTGCTCACCATCGCGGTCCTGGTCGGCTGGACCCGGCTGCCGCAGCGGCTGCGGATCGTCCCGGCGCCGCTGGCGGCCCTGTTCGTCGCCTCGGCGACCGCCGGGGCCCTCGGCTGGGACGTCACCCGGGTCGACCTCTCGCAGAGCCTGAGCGAGTGGGCCACGCCGATCTGGCCCAGGGGCGACTGGCACGGCATCGTCGGGGCGGTGCTGCTGGTGGCGCTGCTGGCCGGGGTGGAGTCGCTGCTCTCCTCGGTGGCCACCGACAAGCTGCACGACGGCAGGCGTTCCGACCTGGACAGGGAGCTCACCGCCCAGGGCGTGGCCAACATGGTGACCGGCGCGCTGGGCGGTCTGGCCATCGCCGGGGTCATCGTGCGCAGCACCACCAACGTCCGCGCCGGGGCGCGCAGCCGCTGGTCGACGGTCATGCACGGCCTGTGGATCCTGGTGTTCGCGGTCTGCCTGGGGTGGACGATCACGCTGATCCCCATGGAGGCGCTGGCCGCCCTGCTGGTCTTCATCGGCGTCCAGATGGTCAACCTGGGGCACCTGCGCAACCTCCGCGGCCACGGCGAGATCCCGATATACGTCGTCACCATGGCCGGAGTGGTGCTGGTCGGCCTCGCCGAAGGCGTGCTGCTCGGCCTCGGCCTCGCCATGCTGTCGGCGCTGCGCCGTCTCACCTGGATCACCGTGCGGGCCAGGCCCGAGC comes from Streptosporangium roseum DSM 43021 and encodes:
- a CDS encoding AfsR/SARP family transcriptional regulator yields the protein MTFAILGPLEIRRCGATVEIAGQRLRTLLGLLLLDAGRVVPVDRLIAGVWEDRPPNAAGNALQALISRLRAALADQRGLVEADAAGYRLAVDPGRVDAHRFTRLAAEGRAALAAGSPADAATALHAALALWRGPALADLAGNDTVAAAITRLDTLRLAALEDRVETDLLLGRQAEAAAELPGVIAAHPLRERLRGQLMRALYGSGRHVEALASYEDARAVFADRLGVDPSPELVGLHLSMLRREWAENGLRLPSPDRDGRGLPVPAEVPRRGNLPARLTSFVGRERDVARTAELLAGHRLVTLLGPGGAGKTRLSIESAEAVAGRMPDGVWLVELAPVAEPSEVPQAVFSALELRDPPPPASLTTSGALPLPAARDPLARLVSGLAGKRLLIVLDNCEHVVEAAAALADRVLAGCPGVRILVTSREPLGITGETSRPVPPLGLPPGDGDPGDALGYPAVRLFAERAAAVRPGYRAEDEAAAVVRICRELDGMPLAIELAAARLRSLSAEQIAHRLDDRFRLLTGGSRTALPRHQTLRAVVGWSWDLLDEQERVLARRLSVFAGGAALDCAEEICSGHGLDRAEVLDVLARLVDKSLVVAQSHGAAVRYRMLETIRAYAAERLAESGEQGRVRLAHAMFFTELAERSDPGLRGRGQLAVVAEMAAEHDNLSAALRWTVEASRSDLALRLVGALGWYWWLRGYRAEGAHRAHEVLRLAGDDADPARLTLARASYGANAVGGGIELDTARAELAEVVRLAREELARPWHPLIVMAGPIIALVTGLPTGNDHHLDEMLAHPDPWVLASARLFQGFDHLSTGRIPEGRAKLSAALRDFQGIGDRWGVANVLASLSDLHFLQGEPERALEEVHRAIALMEEIGAVDEVAYMRGRLAVGLNLTGDRAAAEEILEETLRDAVRSGDRIAALSLLSARGDFAREDGKLDEARHYYAEAMRVVEETPSVSLQMRASVNAVLGLLAEQEGDLPRGRRLLGTALEQASETADVAVMGLVLIGCAGLVLSEGDPATAAMLLGGAAAVRGIDAVVDFDHVRITERTMAALGRQEYSRYYERGRLMPREKIIALAG
- a CDS encoding YbhB/YbcL family Raf kinase inhibitor-like protein codes for the protein MGQPNTSTRRPRQAVGTAIAAAFVVVSSGCGMVGSSASADRLQLEPISVSSPRLKDGAPLPSDYSCNGSAGNPPLRWSRVPDSTKSVAIVADSNARTGGEVNWVVFDIDPRTNELADNSVPVGAVEGSTTGGKVGYTPPCRAQENYRFTVYALNDKVNLKKGASLDKTLKSIADKTIAWGRLTTAHIE
- a CDS encoding SulP family inorganic anion transporter, whose amino-acid sequence is MGTDTKSYRPLAKSGIRSVLRYDLPASLVVFLVAVPLSLGIAVASGAPLAAGLIAAVVGGLVAGSLGGSVVQVSGPAAGLSLVVAELVTTYGWRATCMITLMAGALQLLLGLFRVARAALAVSPAVVHGMLAGVGVVIALSQLHVVLGGSPQRSAIGNLIELPQQIIHNHSHAVFAGLLTIAVLVGWTRLPQRLRIVPAPLAALFVASATAGALGWDVTRVDLSQSLSEWATPIWPRGDWHGIVGAVLLVALLAGVESLLSSVATDKLHDGRRSDLDRELTAQGVANMVTGALGGLAIAGVIVRSTTNVRAGARSRWSTVMHGLWILVFAVCLGWTITLIPMEALAALLVFIGVQMVNLGHLRNLRGHGEIPIYVVTMAGVVLVGLAEGVLLGLGLAMLSALRRLTWITVRARPEPDGRWHVLIGGSLTFLGVPRLTSELRAVPAGAAVELDLNIDFMDNAAFEAIHTWRQDHERGGGTVDIDEIHDEWYAMAASGARMFPAKTPPRAPERWWLPWAHRRRGRPVPASSLVPAQHPPAGSGPAVPDLLAGAREFHRRTAPLVRPFLLAMARKQEPSHLFITCADSRVVPNLITASGPGDLFTVRNIGNLVPRVGAAPPDDSVAAAIEYATDALNIRTITVCGHSGCGAMAALLSGHEKAPGLPALSRWLHHGDHSLARFVATEGDGVDDGPLDRLCRVNVIQQLENLRTYPQVDRLVRAGRLQLVGLYFDIGTARVHVLEQPPLTASPL